The following nucleotide sequence is from Lacinutrix sp. Hel_I_90.
TGGACCTCTACGTTCTCTACCTTCCAACCTTTACGTGTTGCATACATTTGAATAGTCATAGCTGTACATGCAGAAAGACCTGCAGAGACTAATTCATAAGGTGAAGGGCCAAAATCGTTTCCGCCATAGCTTACAGGTTCATCTGCGGTCATATAATGATTGCCTACTTTCATAAGTGTTGTGAAACCATCAGCTGCGTCTAAGCTCGCAATGACTTGATGTTTTGTTGCTGGTTGTTCGTTTTTTGGGGTATCGACGTAACGCTTAGCCCAATTAGCAATTATACGACCTACATAATTAGAGTCTTCTTTTCGCATGAGCAGATGATCTGCTCCGTCTATAGAAATGAAACTTTTTGGATGATGCGCGGCAATATAAAGGGCTTCTGCATTCTGTATGGCTACTATGGTGTCTTGTGGCGAATGTATCACTAATAAGGCTTTGCGTAAGTTTTTTGCAACTTCAGGTAACGACTGATTTTCTAAATCGTCTAAAAATTGTTTTTTTATTGTAAACTCGCGACCACCTAAATTAACCTTCGCTTTGCCATTAGTCTTAATTTCAGCAAGGCTGCTTTGTAATAAGTGTTGAACGTGTTTTGGGTTGGAAGGCGCACCAATAGTTGCAATGGCTTTAATAGACGCTATTTTAGCGCTGGCAAAAACAGCTGCTGTTCCCCCTAAAGAATGTCCGATAAGCAGTGTAGGAGCAGCATAATTTTCTTTTAAAAAACTTGCGGCACTTATTAAATCTTCAACGTTTCCAGAGAAATTAGTATTCTCAAAATCACCGTCACTTTCACCTAATCCCGTAAAATCAAAACGTAATACGCCAAAGCCATTTGCAGTTAATGCGCGGCTTATGTTTTTAACGGCAGATAAGTTTTTAGTACAGGTGAAACAATGTGCAAAAATGACATAGTTATGAGGGTGCTGATTTATTGGTAGTTCTAATCGCCCCACCAGTGTTTGTTTTTCCGAGTTTAAAAAAGATACGTTTTGAATGTTCATGTTTTATAAAATTAAGCACTGTTTGTATTGTAACGAAATTCTTTTTTTGCGCACACGAGCTCTTCGTCGTCTAAAATAATTTCCTCTAACATTTTGAAGCACTAAAATTTAGCTTAAGACCTTAGTGATACCAGGTCTTAGTTTCTGTTTAATTGCTATCATTTTAGATTTATAGTCTTCAATAATAGAAAGAAAACCTTTTATATGTATTGGTTTCAAAAACTGTGTCACCTCTTAAAAAACTAATATTTTCATTAGCTCTGAAACCGCTATGCTCTTTTTGTAATATTTATAATTGAGATCGTTGTTATGTAGTTTTCAGTACGGTTTCTAATAATAGTAAAACTTGTCTTTGATTATTTTTTTTTAAATGCCTTTAACTTCATTATTAAGTAGAGGTTTAATAGGAATGATAAAACAAATAAAACAGATAAACCAGAGACTAATTTTTTATAATAAGGGGCTTTTTTATCAAAAGGCTGGGGTAAATCATAAAGCCATTTGTTAAGAATTTCATCTTTTTCTTTAACTGTGATAGAGTTATTACCTTTCTTAATAATATCTGTAAGTATGGGCTTGCCTTTACTAATGCCAAAG
It contains:
- a CDS encoding bifunctional alpha/beta hydrolase/OsmC family protein: MNIQNVSFLNSEKQTLVGRLELPINQHPHNYVIFAHCFTCTKNLSAVKNISRALTANGFGVLRFDFTGLGESDGDFENTNFSGNVEDLISAASFLKENYAAPTLLIGHSLGGTAAVFASAKIASIKAIATIGAPSNPKHVQHLLQSSLAEIKTNGKAKVNLGGREFTIKKQFLDDLENQSLPEVAKNLRKALLVIHSPQDTIVAIQNAEALYIAAHHPKSFISIDGADHLLMRKEDSNYVGRIIANWAKRYVDTPKNEQPATKHQVIASLDAADGFTTLMKVGNHYMTADEPVSYGGNDFGPSPYELVSAGLSACTAMTIQMYATRKGWKVENVEVHTSYGKVHAADCENCENTAAKIDTFNREIKLTGALDSKQRERLLQIANKCPVHKTLHNEVQIITKIV